Genomic window (Vicinamibacterales bacterium):
GCCTGATCAGGTAAGGGTGTCCACACGCCCCCGAGGACATCTTCAACTGGATGAGCCAGGATGTAGTCAGCGATGAACGGAACCGGTGCGTCCGTGAATGCCGTGGATGTCGTCCAGACGTTTCCTGCATCAAACCACGCGACGGCATCACCGCCTTGGCCAGCCAAAGGCACGGCGGCACGCGCTTTAACGGCAAAGGCTGCGACCTGTGCTGGCGGGTCGTTCTGTAAACGGAGTTCGTCAGCTAGGGTCGGCATCAACATGCTAGCTGGACCATGTTGTTCCCTGGCGTCAGGCCCATAGGATATGGTCACGACGTTGTCATCGGCCGTGCAACGGACGCGCTGTCCTGCCGTAGGGTCCCACCAGCCGTCCAGTATCATGCCGTGTGTTCGCGGAATGGTGCCGGTCGCAATTGTTGCGTGGCCCGCGCAGGTCAACGTGCCGAAGTAAGAATGCTTGGCCTCGCGAAAGACGGCGCCTTCGTCGAGCAGGCGGCGAAGGCCTGCGCTCCACTGATCACCGTAGCGTTCGAATGAGTCACTACGCATCTGGTCCACCACGAGGATGACAATCAACGACGGTGGTGGAGTCTGGGCGCTGAGTGACCCGGCGATCAAGCTGACAAGAACTAATACCAGGCCGGTGAATGTATGCGTGCGCAGAACGTGCATCCAGAACATCGAGTAATTGAGATTGGCGTCTCTGGATTATACCTCGCGCTGCGACTCTCGAGACACGACCCTTGTGTCAGAATTAGCGGCGCCCATTATTTTTTACACGGGCGTGCGAGCAATTGTCTATCGGTCGGCCCAGTCGAAGAAGTTTTAGTTCCCTGAAGTCGTCAGATCGAGTACCGATTACAATTGTGTAAGCTATTGGGCGGTGACTACAAGGAGTTTGCCTGATGCATAAAACTGAAATGCCTAGCTTAGCGGAGGTCCTGCCAGGCCATGCCGAGCCGATGTATGTACCCGAAACGCATTTCATCAACGGAAACCGTTTGTTGCCACCGTTCCCAGTTGGGTTCCAGTTAGCCATGTTCGGCCTTGGATGTTTCTGGGGAGGGGAGAAGGCATTCTGGGGCCTGCCTGGCGTGTACTCGACAATGGTCGGTTACGCTGGAGGTTCGACAGCCAATGCGACGTACTCGGAAGTGTGTACTGGACGCACAGGCCATAACGAGGTGGTCAGAATAGTCTTTGATGCGACAACGATCACATATGAGGCACTGCTTCGAACGTTCTGGGAATCACACGACCCGACTCAGGGTATGCGACAGGGAAACGATGTCGGCACTCAGTATCGCTCAGGAATTTACGTCTATGACGCGAGCCAACAGCACCAAGCTGAGGCGACGCTCGTGGCTTACCTTGGTGCGCTCACCGCCGCTGGCCGCAGTACGCCGATCACGACTGAGATCGTTGAGGCGCCAGACTTCTATTATGCTGAAGAATACCACCAGCAGTACCTGGCGAAGAATCCCAACGGTTACTGTGGTCACGGGGGGACCGGTGTAGTGTGTCCATCTACTACACTCTAAACCGGCTTGACTTGCGGATTATCGCGTGGCCAATGACCTGGTAGGCTGAATGGGGTGCTTCACCTCACCTCAACGTTTCAAGCCGGCTCCGACGTCGATTTTGACCTCCACCAGAAACCTTCGAAAGTTTGAATAAGTCGCCTCACCGTTGACCTCGATACTGCGGCGAGCGAGTCGTTCACGTGTCGTGATTGGCCGTAGGCGAACGAGATAGCGCTCTGTCATTTTCGCAGGCACGAGGATGCCAAGTGTATCGTCTGGACGATAGGTCACGCGCATTTCGATCTCTAAATCGACAGCGTCGTCTTCGGTACGAAAATCTGTTTGAATAACGCGCCCGGTTGACGGTTCGATCCACACCTTGCCGTGGCCCAAAAGGTCCTTACCGTTACCGCCCGTGATAAGAGCGGGTGGCTTGTTTTCTTCGAATTCAATCTCCCACGTGTTGATTTCTCCAATGCGCTGATTGTCATCCTTTCGGAACTCGAAGCGCGGTTGTTCTGTGACGGAAAGGACTTGTAGTGCCATCGTTGGCACGTTGGTATTACGAGTGATCGCTCCAATGTTAAAACGGGCACTCTCAGCCATGAGTCGTCGCCGTAGCTGCCCTGTAATTCTCGGTGATTTCAGGAAAAGCTCCTCTAAGCGCTGCTGTCGGTCCGGGACCTCTTTTCCATCGACCTTAATGACGTCTCGGAAGGCCAGCCAGGGCTCCTGTAGTCCAGGAGTGCTCAGGACTAACAGGTCTGAAACCATCCGGCGGGTCAGCCTGCCGTCAGACACTTGAAGGTAATGTTCTTCAGCGATCACACTGCCGAGGTCAGTTTGATATCGATCGACGTAGGCGGCTGCCCGCTCCAGCACGGTTTCAAGGGTCGGTTCTTGTGCTGCGCTAATCAGTGGAAACACTGCAACGATCGCCGCCATGGTGAAGAGTCGCGGTATTCGATCACTGTTCATGCTAGCGGCCTTTGGTGGTGTGGGATGGCCACCGGAAATGGTCGGGGCGCCCGGATTTGAACCGAGGACCTCCTGCTCCCAAAGCAGGCGCGATACCAGGCTACGCCACGCCCCGTTGACAACTGATTCTACTGGGTTTAACGCCTAACAGCTAGAAGCGTCGGGTCATCGGGTAACCGAGTTCGACTTGACGATGAAACAACGCAGGGACGCGAGGCTTTATGTTTCCCATAACGCTGTGTTAGTGGCTAGGTAATTACGCAGGGCACGCACTGCTTTTCCTCGATGGCTGACAGCAGCTTTTTCTTCTCTTGA
Coding sequences:
- the msrA gene encoding peptide-methionine (S)-S-oxide reductase MsrA produces the protein MHKTEMPSLAEVLPGHAEPMYVPETHFINGNRLLPPFPVGFQLAMFGLGCFWGGEKAFWGLPGVYSTMVGYAGGSTANATYSEVCTGRTGHNEVVRIVFDATTITYEALLRTFWESHDPTQGMRQGNDVGTQYRSGIYVYDASQQHQAEATLVAYLGALTAAGRSTPITTEIVEAPDFYYAEEYHQQYLAKNPNGYCGHGGTGVVCPSTTL